A genomic window from Klebsiella quasipneumoniae subsp. quasipneumoniae includes:
- a CDS encoding FecCD family ABC transporter permease, producing the protein MRPTLARRLLLMTLLLVLLTLFATTLGAMRLPLASLLPAGDEMLRHIWLTIRLPRVLLALLVGAALALSGCVMQGLFRNPLADPGLLGISSGAALAVASWLVLPLSATGLIALYMPMLAAFIGSLAVMVVIFILSRAEEGSLSRLLLVGIAINALCGALVGVLAWLSNDAQLRQLSLWGMGSLGQAEWPTLLVAATLIIPAALAVWWMASRLNLLQLGDEEAHYLGVNVRALQRWLLLCSAVLVAAAVAISGVIGFIGLVVPHLMRLWLGPDHRGLIPGSLLAGAILLLLADTLARTVAAPAEMPVGLLTSLLGAPWFLWLVFRRENPKHG; encoded by the coding sequence ATGCGCCCTACCCTCGCCCGCCGTTTGCTGTTGATGACGCTGCTGCTGGTCCTGCTGACGCTGTTCGCCACCACCCTTGGCGCGATGCGTTTGCCGCTGGCCAGCCTGCTGCCCGCCGGGGATGAGATGCTGCGCCACATCTGGCTGACCATCCGTCTGCCGCGGGTGCTGCTGGCCCTGCTGGTAGGCGCGGCGCTGGCCCTCTCCGGCTGCGTGATGCAGGGGTTGTTTCGCAACCCGCTTGCCGACCCGGGCCTGCTGGGCATCAGCAGCGGCGCCGCGCTGGCGGTGGCCAGCTGGCTGGTGCTCCCGCTCTCCGCAACGGGGCTGATCGCTCTGTATATGCCGATGCTGGCGGCGTTTATCGGCAGCCTGGCGGTGATGGTGGTGATTTTTATCCTCAGCCGGGCGGAGGAGGGGTCGCTGTCGCGCCTGCTGCTGGTGGGGATCGCCATCAACGCGCTGTGCGGGGCGCTGGTCGGCGTGCTGGCCTGGCTGAGTAACGACGCCCAGCTGCGACAGCTGTCGCTGTGGGGCATGGGCAGTCTGGGCCAGGCCGAGTGGCCGACCCTGTTGGTGGCTGCGACCCTGATCATCCCGGCGGCGCTGGCGGTGTGGTGGATGGCCTCCCGCCTGAATTTGCTGCAGCTCGGCGATGAAGAAGCGCACTATCTTGGGGTCAACGTGCGGGCGCTGCAGCGCTGGCTGCTGCTGTGCAGCGCGGTGCTGGTGGCCGCGGCGGTGGCCATCAGCGGCGTCATCGGCTTTATTGGCCTGGTGGTGCCGCACCTGATGCGCCTGTGGCTGGGGCCGGACCATCGCGGGCTGATCCCCGGCTCGCTGCTGGCCGGCGCGATCCTGCTTCTGCTGGCCGACACCCTGGCCCGCACCGTGGCGGCGCCGGCGGAGATGCCGGTCGGTCTGCTCACCAGCCTGCTGGGCGCCCCCTGGTTTCTGTGGCTGGTCTTTCGTCGGGAGAACCCCAAACATGGCTAA
- a CDS encoding metal ABC transporter permease, which produces MLNLILAPFQFPFMVNAITVSMVVAVPCALLSVFLVLKGWALMGDAMSHAVFPGVVLAYIIGIPFAIGAFIAGLLCAVTTGFLDDNSRLKRDTIMGIVFSGMFGAGLVLYVAIQSDVHLDHILFGDMLGISLSDIGQTAAIALMIALIIGLKWRDFLLHAFDPTQAKASGLRGGLLHYGMLCMIALTIVATLQSVGIILSISLLIAPGAIALLLVRRFIHALLLAVAVAVCCSAGGVWLAFYLDSAPAPTIVVLFTALFVVAFVTSTIRDSQKQKASSPIPGGG; this is translated from the coding sequence ATGCTGAATCTGATCCTGGCCCCGTTCCAGTTTCCTTTTATGGTCAACGCGATAACAGTATCGATGGTCGTTGCCGTGCCCTGCGCGCTGCTGTCAGTCTTTCTGGTGCTCAAAGGCTGGGCGCTGATGGGCGACGCCATGAGCCACGCGGTCTTTCCCGGCGTGGTGCTGGCCTACATTATCGGCATCCCCTTCGCCATCGGCGCGTTTATCGCCGGGCTGCTCTGCGCCGTGACGACCGGTTTTCTCGACGATAACAGCCGCCTCAAACGCGATACCATCATGGGAATTGTCTTCTCCGGCATGTTTGGCGCCGGGCTGGTGCTGTACGTAGCGATCCAGTCCGACGTCCATCTCGACCATATTCTGTTCGGCGATATGCTGGGGATCTCCCTCAGCGATATTGGACAAACGGCGGCTATCGCGCTGATGATTGCGCTGATTATCGGGCTGAAATGGCGGGATTTTTTGCTGCACGCCTTCGATCCGACGCAGGCCAAAGCCAGTGGCCTGCGCGGCGGACTGCTGCACTACGGCATGCTGTGCATGATCGCCCTGACCATCGTCGCGACGCTGCAGTCGGTAGGGATTATCCTGTCGATTTCGCTGCTGATTGCCCCAGGGGCGATCGCGCTCCTGCTGGTACGGCGCTTTATACACGCCCTGCTGCTGGCGGTGGCGGTAGCGGTCTGCTGCTCGGCGGGAGGGGTGTGGCTGGCGTTTTATCTCGATAGCGCGCCGGCGCCGACTATCGTGGTGCTGTTCACCGCGCTGTTTGTGGTCGCCTTTGTGACAAGCACGATCCGGGATAGTCAGAAACAGAAGGCTTCATCACCCATCCCCGGTGGCGGCTAA
- a CDS encoding SelT/SelW/SelH family protein, with the protein MNSKAAITITYCSQCNWMLRASWMAQELLHTFSTDIASVTLVPGTGGIFTIDIDGQQIWERKQDGGFPDAAELKRRVRDVCFPEKALGHVDKPANPT; encoded by the coding sequence ATGAATTCAAAAGCGGCTATCACCATCACCTATTGTTCCCAGTGCAACTGGATGCTGCGCGCCAGCTGGATGGCGCAGGAGCTGTTACACACCTTCAGCACCGATATCGCCTCGGTGACGCTGGTGCCGGGCACCGGCGGGATCTTCACTATCGATATCGACGGCCAGCAGATCTGGGAGCGGAAGCAGGATGGCGGCTTTCCGGATGCGGCAGAGCTGAAACGCCGGGTGCGCGATGTCTGCTTTCCGGAAAAAGCATTGGGGCATGTTGATAAACCCGCTAACCCGACCTAA
- a CDS encoding hemin-degrading factor: MPNAHPDLWQRYQATKASSTAKYARDIAAEMGISEAELTAARLGHDAVRLIDDARALIAALERVGETKCICRNEYAVHEQVGQFTHQHLSGHAGLVLNPRALDLRLFLSQWASAFHLNDNGRQSIQFFDHHGDALLKVYATTQTDMAAWDTLIAEHRVAAPAPLALRPLEPVKYAESADGAALENDWRAMTDVHQFFGLLRKYQLSRQQAFRLVSDDLACRVDRHALPALLETVRQEGNEIMIFVGNRGCVQIFTGALEKLAPMRGWLNIFNPTFTLHLREESLDEVWVTRKPTSDGHVTSVELFAKDGTQIAQLYGQRSEGHPEQAQWRQQVDRLTREGLPA; the protein is encoded by the coding sequence ATGCCCAATGCCCACCCCGATCTGTGGCAGCGCTACCAGGCCACCAAAGCGTCCAGCACCGCGAAATATGCCCGCGATATCGCTGCGGAAATGGGGATCAGCGAAGCCGAGCTGACCGCCGCCCGCCTCGGTCACGATGCCGTGCGCCTGATCGATGACGCCCGGGCGCTGATTGCCGCCCTGGAGCGCGTCGGTGAAACCAAATGCATCTGTCGCAACGAGTATGCCGTCCATGAGCAGGTCGGCCAGTTCACGCACCAGCACCTCAGCGGCCACGCCGGGCTGGTGCTCAACCCGCGCGCGCTCGACCTGCGTCTGTTCCTCAGCCAGTGGGCCAGCGCCTTCCATCTGAACGATAACGGTCGCCAGAGCATTCAGTTTTTCGACCACCACGGCGACGCCCTGCTGAAAGTCTATGCGACCACGCAGACCGACATGGCGGCCTGGGACACCCTGATCGCAGAACATCGGGTGGCGGCCCCGGCGCCGCTGGCCCTGCGCCCGCTGGAGCCGGTGAAATATGCCGAGAGCGCCGACGGCGCCGCCCTGGAGAACGACTGGCGCGCGATGACCGACGTACACCAGTTCTTCGGTCTGCTGCGTAAATATCAGCTTTCCCGCCAGCAGGCCTTCCGCCTGGTGAGCGACGACCTCGCCTGCCGCGTTGATCGCCATGCGCTGCCAGCGTTACTGGAGACGGTGCGCCAGGAGGGCAATGAAATCATGATTTTCGTCGGCAATCGCGGCTGCGTGCAGATCTTCACCGGCGCCCTGGAAAAGCTGGCGCCGATGCGCGGCTGGCTGAATATCTTCAATCCCACCTTTACCCTGCATCTGCGTGAAGAGAGCCTCGATGAAGTGTGGGTGACCCGCAAGCCGACCTCAGACGGACACGTCACCAGCGTCGAGCTGTTCGCCAAAGACGGCACCCAGATCGCCCAGCTCTATGGCCAGCGCAGCGAGGGCCACCCCGAGCAGGCGCAATGGCGCCAGCAGGTGGATCGTCTGACCCGCGAAGGACTGCCCGCATGA
- a CDS encoding nitrous oxide-stimulated promoter family protein, producing the protein MGKRIEREKQTIGRMIGLYQRRCPDARDDGEHYQALNAYADKRLDKCVFGDNKPACKQCPVHCYQPAKREEMKQIMRWAGPRMLWRHPILTLRHLLDDRRPVPPLPEKYRPKK; encoded by the coding sequence GTGGGCAAACGCATCGAACGTGAAAAGCAGACGATCGGTCGGATGATTGGGCTTTATCAGCGCCGCTGTCCGGATGCCCGCGACGACGGCGAGCACTATCAGGCGCTGAACGCCTACGCCGACAAGCGGCTTGATAAGTGCGTGTTTGGCGACAATAAACCGGCCTGCAAGCAGTGTCCGGTACACTGCTATCAGCCGGCGAAGCGCGAAGAGATGAAGCAGATTATGCGCTGGGCCGGGCCACGAATGCTCTGGCGCCACCCGATCCTGACCCTTCGCCATCTGCTGGATGACAGGCGGCCGGTGCCGCCGCTGCCGGAAAAATATCGACCGAAAAAATAG
- a CDS encoding heme ABC transporter ATP-binding protein has product MANEYCAQGLALRLGQRQIIDNISVALRGGEMTALIGPNGAGKSTLLRLLTGYLTPDSGTRRLAGTPLEAWSPEALARRRAVMLQRTALQADWTVETVIAMGRSPWGPTADPAELAAVMAVTGCDDLAGRRYPALSGGEQQRVQLARCLAQLWRDGAPQGWLFLDEPTSALDLYYQQHLLRLLKRLIAGGQLHVCVVLHDLNLAALWADRILLLHQGRLVAQGTPQEVIQQSVIHRWYGADVRLGQHPDNAAPQVYLAP; this is encoded by the coding sequence ATGGCTAATGAATATTGCGCGCAGGGGCTGGCGCTTCGCCTCGGCCAGCGGCAGATTATCGACAACATCTCCGTCGCGCTGCGCGGCGGCGAGATGACGGCGCTTATCGGGCCGAACGGCGCGGGCAAATCCACCCTGCTGCGGCTGCTGACCGGGTACCTGACCCCGGATAGCGGTACCCGCCGTCTGGCGGGCACGCCGCTGGAGGCGTGGTCACCCGAGGCGCTGGCGCGCCGGCGGGCGGTCATGCTACAGCGTACGGCCCTGCAGGCCGACTGGACGGTGGAAACGGTCATCGCCATGGGGCGCTCGCCGTGGGGCCCGACCGCGGACCCGGCGGAGCTGGCGGCGGTAATGGCCGTCACCGGCTGCGATGACCTTGCCGGCCGCCGCTATCCCGCCCTTTCCGGCGGCGAGCAGCAGCGGGTGCAGCTCGCCCGCTGTCTGGCGCAGCTGTGGCGCGACGGCGCGCCGCAGGGCTGGCTGTTTCTCGATGAGCCCACCTCGGCGCTGGACCTTTACTATCAACAGCATCTGCTGCGCTTGCTCAAACGGCTCATCGCCGGCGGGCAACTGCACGTGTGCGTGGTGCTGCATGACCTTAACCTCGCCGCCCTGTGGGCCGACCGCATCCTGCTGCTACACCAGGGCCGCCTGGTCGCCCAGGGGACGCCGCAGGAGGTGATCCAGCAGTCGGTTATCCATCGCTGGTACGGGGCGGATGTCCGCCTCGGCCAGCATCCAGACAACGCGGCCCCCCAGGTCTATCTGGCGCCGTAA
- a CDS encoding TonB-dependent receptor domain-containing protein, with protein MYKSTPSAAGCKKRLLVTSLLAAIYQTSAVAAGTSAIGGEAVDDTSEQMTVTAPAPAQKAGNEHSISARELEDKGANDFGSIMRYEPLISATGASGGSGNGKSGFDRGGYTGYNIRGMESNRVGIDVDGIAQPNATGRGYVGRSGLNTFGIGRDYIDPYMYGSVDIQSGATSTETANSAIGGNVSFRPKSADDYLRPGKTSAFGYRSGYDSADRSWHNGVTVAGGDEFLRGILVYSRRDGQETENNSDTVDAYPANWHSDAFLASGIWQPNDEHKLTSTFDYYHKTNHTHYDTWDSSGNSTIGTANQTSQTRRWGLSLKDDWTPMNDYLDSVSTKIYYQHTEAHDWTYMPDSVTRRMQTVNSNYDTDTWGLQTALAKTLGRYDLSAGFNASTSKTQRPFSQSPIPSVYSEIMQPEADSRSYTLGGFVQDKINFDLDSHNFAIIPGVRVVHQSTKPENLSDLAANSSALTESSVANLYGKNSDTQVLPSLTFQYDLTPRLMTYLQYQRGAQFPNASQLYGSWNLGSSYAGSQQYALIGNTDLKTETSDNLEWGLKGEVTEGITLRTALFYNSYKNFIAYTRYTRANNPGQFTNVPSNIYTIYQAENRDKAYIYGGEISTKFNFGTWYEQVDGLSATLALGYSEGKSKSSYSGDKYVDLDSVAPMKAIVGVAWDDPAKRYGTALTATFVKGKQATATNRESYSNSGSAIADASSDYMRVPGYGMLDWTAYWQVAKNVRLNGGVYNLTDRKYWDYLSSRNIETGTSQDANDKALAVMPGRTWQLGVNVDF; from the coding sequence ATGTACAAATCGACTCCGTCAGCAGCAGGGTGTAAAAAACGCCTGCTGGTGACCTCTTTGCTTGCAGCAATTTATCAAACTTCTGCCGTCGCAGCAGGCACTTCCGCCATCGGCGGCGAGGCGGTGGATGACACCTCGGAACAAATGACCGTCACCGCTCCCGCGCCGGCGCAAAAAGCCGGTAACGAGCACAGCATCAGCGCCCGGGAGCTGGAGGACAAAGGCGCTAACGATTTCGGCTCGATCATGCGCTATGAACCGCTCATCAGCGCCACCGGGGCCAGCGGCGGCTCTGGCAACGGCAAAAGCGGCTTCGACCGCGGGGGCTACACCGGCTACAACATTCGCGGCATGGAGAGCAACCGCGTCGGTATCGACGTGGACGGTATCGCCCAGCCCAACGCCACCGGCCGCGGCTACGTCGGCCGCTCGGGGCTCAATACCTTCGGCATCGGCCGCGATTATATCGACCCGTATATGTACGGCAGCGTGGATATCCAGTCCGGCGCCACCTCGACGGAAACGGCCAACAGCGCCATCGGAGGGAATGTCTCCTTCCGCCCGAAATCGGCGGATGATTACCTGCGCCCGGGCAAAACCAGCGCCTTCGGCTATCGCAGCGGCTACGACTCCGCGGATCGCAGCTGGCACAACGGGGTGACCGTCGCCGGCGGCGATGAGTTCCTGCGCGGCATTTTGGTCTACAGCCGCCGCGACGGCCAGGAAACCGAAAATAACAGCGACACCGTCGACGCCTACCCGGCGAACTGGCACTCCGATGCCTTTCTGGCCTCCGGGATCTGGCAGCCCAACGACGAGCACAAGCTAACCAGCACCTTCGACTATTACCACAAAACCAACCACACCCACTACGATACCTGGGATTCCAGCGGTAACAGCACCATCGGCACCGCCAACCAGACCAGCCAGACCCGACGCTGGGGCCTGAGCCTGAAGGATGACTGGACGCCGATGAATGACTACCTCGACAGCGTCTCCACGAAAATCTACTACCAGCATACCGAAGCCCATGACTGGACGTATATGCCGGACAGCGTCACCCGCAGAATGCAGACGGTGAACTCCAACTACGACACCGACACCTGGGGCCTGCAGACCGCGCTGGCGAAAACCCTGGGCCGCTACGATCTGAGCGCCGGTTTCAACGCCAGCACCAGCAAAACCCAGCGGCCGTTCAGCCAGTCGCCGATCCCCAGCGTTTACAGCGAGATCATGCAGCCGGAGGCGGACAGCCGCAGCTACACTCTCGGCGGCTTTGTCCAGGATAAGATCAACTTCGACCTTGATAGCCACAACTTCGCCATTATTCCCGGCGTGCGCGTGGTGCATCAATCGACGAAGCCGGAAAATCTGTCCGACCTTGCCGCCAACAGCAGCGCGCTGACCGAATCGTCGGTGGCGAATCTGTACGGTAAAAACAGCGATACCCAGGTTCTGCCGTCGTTGACTTTCCAGTACGACCTCACCCCGCGCCTGATGACCTACCTGCAGTACCAGCGCGGCGCGCAGTTCCCCAACGCCAGTCAGCTGTATGGATCCTGGAACCTTGGCTCCAGCTACGCCGGCAGCCAGCAGTATGCCCTGATCGGCAATACCGATCTGAAGACGGAAACCAGCGATAATCTCGAGTGGGGGCTGAAGGGGGAAGTTACCGAAGGCATCACCCTGCGCACAGCGCTGTTCTACAACAGCTATAAGAACTTTATCGCCTATACCCGCTATACCCGGGCGAATAATCCGGGCCAGTTCACTAACGTGCCGTCGAATATCTACACCATTTATCAGGCGGAAAACCGCGATAAAGCCTATATCTACGGCGGTGAAATCAGCACTAAATTTAACTTTGGCACCTGGTATGAGCAGGTGGACGGCCTGAGCGCCACCCTCGCCCTCGGCTATAGCGAAGGGAAATCGAAATCCAGCTACAGCGGCGATAAATACGTCGACCTCGACAGCGTAGCGCCGATGAAAGCTATCGTCGGCGTGGCGTGGGACGATCCGGCGAAACGCTACGGCACCGCCCTGACGGCGACCTTCGTCAAGGGGAAACAGGCGACCGCCACCAACCGCGAAAGCTACAGCAACAGCGGTTCCGCCATCGCCGATGCCAGCAGCGACTATATGCGCGTGCCGGGCTACGGCATGCTGGACTGGACCGCGTACTGGCAGGTAGCGAAAAACGTGCGCCTCAATGGCGGGGTCTACAACCTCACCGATCGTAAATACTGGGATTACCTGAGCAGCCGCAATATCGAGACCGGCACCAGCCAGGACGCCAATGATAAAGCGCTGGCGGTCATGCCGGGCCGCACCTGGCAGCTTGGGGTCAACGTCGACTTCTGA
- a CDS encoding hemin ABC transporter substrate-binding protein codes for MMRWLLLLIAFPLLSHAAVERLVTLGGDVTEIVYALGAQQSLVARDSTSSWPPAAQKLPDVGYLRQLNAEGILALRPQLVLASAQAQPSLVLHKVQASGVKVVNVPGGESLAAIDNKVAVIAEALGKTPAGDALRQQLQQQIAAIPTQPIARRVLFILSHGGMNTLVAGQRTAADGAIHAAGLQNAMQGFDHYRAMSQEGVAASQADLVVISADGLKGMGGEAGLWKLPGLAQTPAGRHKQLLTIDDMALLGFGPRTPQAIIALREKAEHLP; via the coding sequence ATGATGCGCTGGTTACTGCTTCTCATCGCCTTCCCGTTGCTGAGCCACGCCGCCGTGGAGCGGCTCGTCACCCTCGGCGGCGATGTCACTGAGATCGTCTATGCCCTTGGCGCGCAACAGAGCCTGGTCGCCCGGGACAGCACCAGCAGCTGGCCCCCGGCGGCGCAAAAGCTGCCGGATGTCGGCTACCTGCGGCAGTTGAACGCCGAGGGGATCCTCGCATTACGTCCGCAGCTGGTGCTAGCGAGCGCCCAGGCGCAGCCCTCGCTGGTTTTACACAAGGTGCAGGCGAGCGGCGTGAAGGTGGTAAACGTGCCGGGCGGCGAAAGCCTGGCCGCGATTGATAACAAAGTGGCCGTCATTGCCGAAGCGTTAGGCAAAACCCCGGCAGGCGACGCGCTGCGCCAGCAGCTTCAGCAACAGATCGCCGCCATTCCAACGCAGCCGATTGCCAGGCGGGTGCTGTTTATTCTCAGCCACGGCGGAATGAATACCCTGGTGGCCGGGCAACGCACCGCGGCCGATGGCGCCATTCACGCCGCCGGGCTGCAGAACGCGATGCAGGGCTTCGACCACTATCGGGCGATGTCGCAGGAGGGGGTGGCCGCCAGCCAGGCGGATCTGGTGGTGATCTCCGCCGATGGTCTCAAAGGGATGGGCGGCGAAGCCGGGCTGTGGAAACTGCCCGGCCTGGCACAGACCCCGGCGGGGCGTCATAAGCAGCTGCTGACGATCGACGATATGGCCCTGCTCGGCTTTGGGCCGCGCACCCCGCAGGCGATTATCGCGCTGCGTGAAAAAGCGGAGCATCTGCCCTGA